The Bacteroidota bacterium genome contains a region encoding:
- a CDS encoding DUF485 domain-containing protein: MDHGPAVELGVDHASGKKSRLGVLFFILYTIVYGIFVAIGVTNYEALGKPVFGNQNLAVIYGFGLIVFAIVLGLIYNWLCTKYENELNKEE, translated from the coding sequence ATGGATCATGGACCAGCAGTAGAACTCGGTGTAGATCATGCATCGGGAAAAAAATCAAGGCTAGGAGTCTTGTTTTTTATTTTATACACAATTGTGTATGGAATTTTTGTAGCAATTGGAGTTACTAATTATGAAGCACTGGGAAAACCTGTTTTCGGAAATCAAAACCTTGCGGTTATTTATGGTTTCGGATTAATTGTTTTCGCAATTGTTCTTGGGCTGATTTACAATTGGCTTTGTACTAAATATGAAAACGAATTAAATAAGGAGGAATAA